A segment of the Salminus brasiliensis chromosome 5, fSalBra1.hap2, whole genome shotgun sequence genome:
AAACACCCTCATGTCCCAGTCCCAGAGTAGCCTCATCTCCAGTCATGTCTATTTAAATTATGGTTTTGATCTACCTGTTGGTGCTTTTTATCTAAAGTCACccagctttaaaataaaaagtttttcattcactgttcaggactcagacacaTACTCAATATTTTAGGTTTAGGCTGAAAACGTGTACTGTTATGTCAAGCTTTTGGTAACTAGTTTCCCCATTAAATAAAAGGTGGTGCAGTTATTCCACCACTCTCACTTGATCATTCAGGTTTGTTGATGTTGGGGAATGTTGATGTTCTGGCTCCACCTTTTTAGCTGTAATAGCCTGCTCAAGTCACTGTCTGCACTCTGTTTTACACCACGTGTCCAGTCACTacaaagaaagataaaaaaatttTCTGGTCTGGTTTAATGCAAATTTAAGATCAACACTGATTTGGTGTCTATGCTACCTGCTCTCCAGTCCAAACTCTCACTCTCCAGCACTCACTCTCACGCATCTGCATAGGcttttaaaacaacaaaaaaaaattgcgtcatgcaaaagaaaaactgacactgttcactttattatatttatcataTGTATCGTTGAGGTTCAAGGAAAATGTCCCATAGcactctttgttttttgtttttttacattttccttgccactgtcgcaaCTGAGTCACTTATTATAGACTTGCACTCAGACTCAGTAAAATTGCTTTGTGACAGCGTCTGGTTGTACTTACTTTACTTGTTGAGAAACTGGTGTCTTAGGCTGTGGTTGTGCATAGGGGATTAGCATTGGCTTTCCAGGGACCGATGACTTTCATGCCCATCAAGACAAGGGAAAATGTGACTTTCTGTCCCAACATTAGGCCTTTCAAGATAATTATGTTATTGACTTattgtacaatatatggacatgattGCCAATATTGCCAATGTTGTGTATGTTTACTCGCATACACTATACCCAGTCACGCTACTCTTTACTCTTGTCTGCTTTCTGTCGGTGGTAAGGAATAAACACGAATTGGGTAGCAACAGTGCCAAGTCTACGGTGGTGGTGCTGCCCTCACCTGCCAAGTCAACCGCTCTACTCCTCGCATGTTTAGCCAGCATAGACAAGTGTGTGACTTGGGCAGCCAGCCTTAGCCTGGACTTTAACTGAAAAAAAATGTGTCGCCAGTCTGTCTTTAACTTCCACAGCTCAGGGGGAGGACCATTTTGGCTTTAAGCTGAATGAGTATTGTGAATGAGCTGGTATGTcagctttattttaaaacagtctattttatttcttttttatgatATCTAACCAATTTTATATTCTAATTCCAAATTGCTGCACCTTTCAATagtcaagtgtgtaacagttcaTGTTCTGTTTTTATGGCAATAGTAATTCCAATATCTGGCGGTGATGTACGTGCTTCCCAGTATTTCTGATGCACGACTGTCAACTGAGTATGAACACCATCTTCTCTCAAAGAGGCTGTTTCACCGTGTTGCAGCTTTGTGTGTTAAAAGGCTCTTGCTAGTGGGCTAGGTGTATGTACATGTTGAGCtcgtaaataaaattaacaaagcCTGTGGAGCCACTTTACAGCcatgttttggttatgctggattttaTTTTCATTGAGGAGAAAAGtactttaattaatttatactggattaattgtatgtcacttccatgtactgaactcttaAGGCAACTATTACTGTTAATAGTATTTTGAACATTTGTAATTCCTACATATCTTAAATTGTAAACATTAACAATCATGCAAATTAGATTTCATTCACTGTATTGTTTTAGACATTGCAATGAAATGTTTCGATAACAGtgattacatttttaaacacgTTGCCAACATTTTGATATTCATTATTTACAGCCTCTTTCACTGACTGACGTTCATTACAAGGTACCTGATGGCACCCatcattttactgcattcaaGCCAGTCAGAAAGAGTACAACACTATAGGCTTCCAAAGCCTGGCTGTCAGTGTGTGATTACATCACAGTCACAAAGCCTGTCTTGAGAAGTAGTAGGCTACGCTCCAACGCAGCAAgttatagctgcaaaatgaGTACCCCTGACAGCAATACAAATGTGACTGAACAAGCTTCCACAAGTAATAATAAAAGACAAAATGGTTGATAGACGAGAGACTGATTCAGCGATGTGAAAGTGATTGTGCTATCAAAGATCTGATAAAACTTTAGATTTCAATTTGGACCAAGACATCAAACCAGTCCCAACACTTGAACCAGTGAGAGTCTGAAGATGAGGAAACAAAGTTTAAGCCAACCTGTCCCTGAAACGTCACCAATcgcaccaccaccagcagctgAGTTTGGTAAAGAGAAACCCACACAGCAACAACAGATGGCTGCATTCATGCCACATGACAAAGAACACCATTTGGGATGGTGGAAAACATGAGCTttagaaaaaataatattagtCTTCAAACCCAAATACGAGGTCCCTGGGCAGAGGTAATTTTTGCGCTCCACTCTAGCTGTAGCCGACGTCACTGCCTAGACCATGTTTACCAGTTGATGTGGTATGCTTTGATCTTATCTTCCTATCAATCTGGTACAGGTTAATACAGCAGGTGCCAGTGTTTTTAGAAGTCtctgctgcaaaaaaaaaaatctaatgggacttaaaaaaaaaaaaaaaaaaaaaaaaaaaaaaagtgaccaCATTTCCCCCTTAAAGTGTTCTATTAAAAACGGAACAAAGCAAGAGGCAATCTTGTCGGGCAATAATATCATGCAAAGactatattatattttgtttttatatattgcTTAATTGTGTGTAATATTTTGCTTATAGTGTCTTGATTGAAGTCTACTAATCTTAATCTACTAAATCTAGAATAAAATTCTTATGTCTCTTGCCAATATGCTCGCATATCAATCAACGGTTTGCTTTGATACAATCTTGGAAAACCACCATGTAATAcagtttaattaattaacatcTTGTTACATTTGTCTCAGAGTTGAGAGTAGCTACATAGGCTACAAAACACTGTCTGTACAGGTCTGAATTCTGATTCACACAGAGGGACcataatctgtgtgtgtgctgtgtaagTGAATCTAAAGCATCAGGAAAACCTTATTTTTCAAGCCTATAAATTTTGTTTTGTTGCACTATTTTTGTTAAGAAAACATACCTTCAAAAATTTGACGGATGAAATCCTCTTTCGATAGACGAGAGTGGCTACGATGCTAGCAGTCTCCAGACTGTAGATGTTCAATTTATCATGTACAGCCAAAGCATATTTATCCCCATCTGGTGACCACAGCACTAGGTGTGCATCTTGGCAAATAATACAGAAAATCAATTACTGTTTGGCATGGGTCCAAAGCAGCTGCCTAGTTGTAATGTTAAGCAGAAGTCAAAGGGACATGACAAACAAATCTGATTCAACAAAGAGCCTGGTCATTATAAATACAATGTAAAATGTGTCAAATTCTTACTCTGTTTTATATTCTTGATAAAGGCTGACCTTCCATCGATTAGATTCCATGttctacataaaaaaaagatttcagaAGTGAGGCAACTGAGCCCCGAAATTAATAgaacataaaatatatacacagtgaCATTCACTATACCTCAATTTCTTGTCTGTTCCAACAGACAGTGCAAGTTTTCCAGATGGGTGCACAGACAGAGAGGATACATGGCCCCTATTGAACAATTGCAAAAACAAAACCTCAGTCAATGGCacaaagagaaaaataaataagcaaaacattttttgtTGCAGGGCTCTAGTGTGCAACCAATTAGGTTGCACCtgccttttttgggggggtaaAAAAGGTCTTTGTGTCTCTGAACGTCCCCCTGTGGTTCAAAAACAGGCACACATTAGTCCCATATCGTGGTCTAAAACAATCAGAGATAGCGAAGGGCGGACAGGACCCCCCTGATTGGTCTTGATCCAGATATTCCTGTATGGGTGTGTACGTTTGAAAACAAGTGTACTGCAGTCAGACAAAGAGGTGAGTAGCCTAGGCCCGTCAAATAAACAGAGCGGATTATGAGATGATGAAAAGAACGACAATGCTTGTTAAGCTAAGGCCTGATCTGTTCGACCTTCATTAACAACACTCTGACACGGCGCCATCAACCTCACTCcactgaaacaaaaaaaatagtgTATACATATCGAAGAGAGTGGCTTGACCAGTTTCACTGACTAAGATACAAAATAGTTGATAACATAATGCAATGAATTTAATGTACAGAGTGTGGCATGATCATGGCTGGCTACAGTGCTTTTGTGAGTGGTTCTAatacattcacattcacacgCTAAAAAAGCACAACGCATCTATAAAACACATTACATGCCCTACTGCCCTTGTGTCTCCAATCTCCGCTGCCATTTAGCAGCAGGCAGCAGCAAACAGATCATCAAACGAGGCAAAGATGATAATCAAGTTTAAGGTTGCCTACAATATTGCAAAAGAAAAAACTTCCCTTCACTAAGTTCAAGTCCGAAATAAttcttcagaaaaaaaattgGCTTAAACGTAAACCTGACGTACAGCAATTATGACGCATGCACCCAATTCATTGAGTCATCGCAGATACACTTAAAAAAGAGGACATTGCTGATCGGATCTTATGGAGAGGAAGACCGGTAAATATAATGATTGGACATATTGAGGTCGAGCAAAAAGATTttatgagcatttctattgctccattTAGCCAGGTCATGTAGCCTATGTCAATAATATGCCTACCGTCTCGTTACAGCATTAACCATAAAAATATTGCCCATcactgaaaatgtaaaaataaatataataaaatgaaatttaaAAAGTAGACTGCATTATAAACTCATGATCTGGGAAGTAAATGgtattatgtatttgtttaatttgaatctttttatttcattcatCTTAAAATGTTTTAAGTTTAAATGGCAGCTCAGTAAAGAATTTACACTAGTGGAATCTGTAAAACTGCATTGTTAAATTTGGGTGCAACTAACTTTATGGTGGTGGCTGGTGCACCTAAGAAAAAAGGTAGGCGCACCAGTGCAACAAGTTAGCATAGAACCCTGTATTATCTTGAACACTTACAGATGTGCTTTGATTGATTTCAAACATTCCCATGTCTTTgtgctccacacacacagaagacCATCTTCCCCACCACTGAGTAAATGGGAGGTGCCACAAAACTCCAGACATGACACGGTacctgcaaaaacaaaaaaacaaatacaatcaAAATTTGCCAACCCACTAAAAACACACttcaatataataaataaaaatagccaAAAATGTCAAACTACAGAGtacacactacacaacacagtagctttttatgtctttttttatggaaaaaacaaaaacaaaatgaaaggaaaggaaaaaaataaaataatacaatttaaaaaaaataataataaaagacaaCCCCTGTAGACCTTGttcaacattttaaacataggcatttgatttttatttattattttaaggtaaCATAACTAAGGAAATAAAACttctaatacaaataaaaatctcTCAAAAATGTAATGTTATACACATAAATGCAATTGTCAACTGTAATCTACTCAATTAACTACTCAAATGATTCAACTCAATACAAAATGCCTCGTTTTCTTTATTAGGGTCATTCCTTGGTGGATTTATTGGAATGTTGTGAGACATGGTCCATAAACCAACGTTTTGACAGATGGacattttcctcaagcaccctctgatacaataaaaacaaaacaaacatagtGGATTCTATGACCTTATATGATCTTATGTGCAGTATCTTAGATTCATGAACTGTGGCAAGAACTACCAGTCAGTCCTGTGGTGACTTATTACTGGAGATTTCTGCTGTTGGGCTAAACTTGCTAGAATAGCATCTTTACAGTTGTTTAAAATGTTCTCTACCTGTATTCTTTTGCAGACAATGAAATGTCTGATTTCTAATTAATTTGAGATTTTTAAAAATCCCTTTCCAGACTCATGTGAATATATATCCTTTTTTATAAAGGGCAGAGATATCACTAGTAAGTGGATATAATCAACaaccaaaagaaaaacaaacttaAATTTTCTCACATTAAATTACACAGGCACCGTAACAATGTTCTAATCATAATACATAGGgttgtcctaactttttcctcactaGAAAATTTTATTtgcattaattacattttacaaatcttaaacatgttatttttatatttctttagtATAGTATAGTTACATTACCATCTCTCAACATTGTTCAAATGAAAATCATAGTCCAAAATGTTCACATTTTCAATGGGTGTCCCAATTTATTCACAAACACGAGCTAATGCTGCATTAACAACAGCAAAtaaacttttcagtgttttgtttgttttaaatttcAGTTAGATCAAttcatatacagtgtgtgcataattattaggcaagttgtatttgagaggattctttttattattgaacaactatgttctcaatcaacccaaaagactcaaatatcaaagcttaatattttgggaagttggctatcttaggaggatatctgtttgtgcaggtaactattactgtgcagaattattaggcaacttaataaaaaacaaatatatacccatctcacttgtttattttcaccaggtaaaccaatataacaaaatttagaaataaacatttctgacattcaaaaacaaatcagtgaccaatatagccacctttctttacgatgacactcaaaagccgtccatccatagattctgtcagttgcttgatctgttttcgATCAACactgcgtgcagcagacaccacagcctttTGTTCGccaaagtttggcaatttcaagactgctgcatccctctgcaagacatctcacaatttttgacttttcagagtctgtcaaatctctcttctgacccattttgccaaaggaaaggaagttgcctaataaataagcacaccttatatagggtgttgatgtcattagaccacaccccttctcattacagagacgcacatcacctgatttacttgattggtaatTGGCTTttaagcctatagagcttggagtaggacaacctgtataaaaaggatgatgtgatcaaaatactcatttgcctaataattctgcacacagtgtatattaAGAACCAAGATTGTATTCCCATACCCCCATGGTGCAGCAAGGATCCATGTTCAGTTTTTGTTATCATGTCATAGAGTTGAATGGTTTCATCTTTGCTTCCTGTGGCAATGAACTGTTTACTGGCTGCCACTGCAGACAGGGATGCTGTGTGAGCATGATGTGTAAACACAGGCTCTACTCTCCATTCCTGTAGGAGACAATgtcacaacaaaaaaacaaaccttaAATTTCAACTCAATGCTTTTAGGTTAACTCAGTTAATCAAAGTATGCACATCAGTCACTGTACATTCATCAGGGCACAGCATTAATGACTATCTAAAATGAAAACTTATATTTGACTGATAAACTAACCCCTATTTGGATATGTAAATATGCAAGAAAACATGTATGTTCAAAGAATTAATGCCAACTTCTTTTTATCTCTCTTCAGCATCTACATCAATGACTGTCTCCATAAAATCAGCAGCAAAGATcttgaaatttgcagatgactccacttgtgggcctcatagccaatGGGGATGAATCTGTCTACAGAAAAAAGGTCAAGCAGCTGGTCTCCTGGTGCATCAACAACCACCTgttgctaaacacagaaaagactgtggAGATGCTTGTGGATTTCCGATGCAACCAATCCCTCCCTGTGGAGTCACTGAAGTCTCCATCTCAAAGaaagcacaacaacaacaaaaaaaaatcttctggagacagctcaagaaattcaacctgctgTCCATCCTCACATCATCCATAACCATCTGGTTTGATTCCTCCACCTACCAAGAACGAGTCAAACTCTAGCACAttaggacagcagagaggatcatttcCAGCACttcagatctacaccagcagggcgAGAAAGCGCACTGGCAAAATTACAGCTGACCCCTCTCATCCTGGATATCACCttttccagacactcccctctaaTAGAAGACTCAGGACAATCAAAACCAGAACAATGCAGCCTGTTAACAGCTTTTTTctcagagctgtagcgctcttAAACCACAGAGGACAACTCAcactctaaacctaatctgtAACTGAAATTTGAGTGTtcaaatttcactgaaccaaattGGATTTAACTGCAACCCAGTACTGCTACATAACATTGCTGTACAGttgtttattttctgtaaaCGTTTTTAtcatctgtaactttctgtacataatagtttacAAAATACTGTATGTCTTCTCAGGCTACATATGGATATGCAATAttcataaaatgtaatttagcTCCCTCAGCTCTTTATTAATTTAAGTACTTTTTTAACGTATTATTCTATTTGTTGTTTAGTGTACTTGTCTACCTTGGgtttacatgtcatacttgtgttgctcctACCAAGTAAAATTCCTCGCAAG
Coding sequences within it:
- the pak1ip1 gene encoding p21-activated protein kinase-interacting protein 1-like isoform X2; its protein translation is MGDPVDVVAGSYEQVVFGYRVYPGEEEWRVEPVFTHHAHTASLSAVAASKQFIATGSKDETIQLYDMITKTEHGSLLHHGGTVSCLEFCGTSHLLSGGEDGLLCVWSTKTWECLKSIKAHLGHVSSLSVHPSGKLALSVGTDKKLRTWNLIDGRSAFIKNIKQNAHLVLWSPDGDKYALAVHDKLNIYSLETASIVATLVYRKRISSVKFLKNTLLAVAGDDEYVQVYDLVSEKCICEFRAHENRVKALESLMMGELCVLITASNDGFIKLWKLTMEKPEVVCLLGQMNTTARLTCLSVWKPGAVGQIAQPAALLSHKEPLLCPTNKRVRIITEEVILEDLSRKQSKKKKRQKVH
- the pak1ip1 gene encoding p21-activated protein kinase-interacting protein 1-like isoform X1, with protein sequence MGDPVDVVAGSYEQVVFGYRVYPGEEEWRVEPVFTHHAHTASLSAVAASKQFIATGSKDETIQLYDMITKTEHGSLLHHGGTVSCLEFCGTSHLLSGGEDGLLCVWSTKTWECLKSIKAHLGHVSSLSVHPSGKLALSVGTDKKLRTWNLIDGRSAFIKNIKQNAHLVLWSPDGDKYALAVHDKLNIYSLETASIVATLVYRKRISSVKFLKNTLLAVAGDDEYVQVYDLVSEKCICEFRAHENRVKALESLMMGELCVLITASNDGFIKLWKLTMEKPEVVCLLGQMNTTARLTCLSVWKPGAVGQIAQPAALLSAHKEPLLCPTNKRVRIITEEVILEDLSRKQSKKKKRQKVH
- the pak1ip1 gene encoding p21-activated protein kinase-interacting protein 1-like isoform X3; protein product: MGDPVDVVAGSYEQVVFGYRVYPGEEEWRVEPVFTHHAHTASLSAVAASKQFIATGSKDETIQLYDMITKTEHGSLLHHGGTVSCLEFCGTSHLLSGGEDGLLCVWSTKTWECLKSIKAHLGHVSSLSVHPSGKLALSVGTDKKLRTWNLIDGRSAFIKNIKQNAHLVLWSPDGDKYALAVHDKLNIYSLETASIVATLVYRKRISSVKFLKNTLLAVAGDDEYVQVYDLVSEKCICEFRAHENRHGIACFVHWCKGPNPTPEKQPQTITPHQTFTSTVLLATRPPDARRRIRIHHSSPLL